GGCGTAGAGATCGATGCGCCATGGGTAGCTGACGTCGCGCAGGAACTCGAGCTGGGTGGTGGTGTTGAGGCGTCCGGTGGAGCCGGGATGGCCGGAGACGAAGACGAGATCGCCATCCTTGACGCCAGTCTTCGACCACTTCAAGTAATCGTCGAGGTGTGTCGGCTTATCGTTCTCATAGACACGGAAGAAGGTGATGTCGAGGTCGTAGCGCGGGTACTCGAAATTATCCGGATCGCCGCCAAAGAAAGCGATGCCGAACTCGGGCGCGAAGACGATGCGGACGTCGGTGAACTTCTTGTACTTGTAGAGATGGAATTGTCCGCCGGAGTAGAAGGTGACCACGTCACAACGGATATTGTTCTTCGCGTCGGCGCACTCGGACTCGATGGCCGACATGGCGGCGCGCTGCGCCTTGGCCAGGTCGGCGGTGGACATGCCCGGTCTGGCGCCGGCGTTGACCTTGGTGGTGACGTCGGTGATGGCGAGCAGCTGGTTGAGCTCGAGGTCGGGACACTTCACCTCTTCCGCCTGCGACTTGGCGTAGAAGCCGGTCTTGATGTAGTCCTTGCCGGCGGTCGAGGCTTTGCTCAGACAGTCGGCGCCGACGTGATGGTTGGTGAAGGCGAGGCCGTCGGCGGAGACGAACGAGCCGGAGCCTCCGTTATTGAAGCGGACCGACGACAGCCGAAGATGGTCGAGCCAGGGCTGGGTGAGGGTGAATCCATACTTCTTCTTGATCTTCGCCTTCGGGGGGACGTTGAACAGCCACATGCCTTCGTCGGCGGGCGCGTAAGCGGCGAACAGGGCGACGAGACAGAACAAGGCCGAGAGGCGTTTGAGCAGGGAGGTCATGGCAGAAGCCTTCCAGGGTAGAGTGAGCAACCGATGAGTCTAGCATCTGTAATTTGACAATCGGGTAATTTGGTAATTGAAACCGGGGCCGAAGAGCAAAATCCACCACGGAGGCACGGAGACACGAGAAGGGCGAATGACGAATGTCGAATGACGAATGACAGGGACAGGTTGGAAATGGGTATGGGGGATAGAGTATAAATGTCGGTTAATCACCAGAAAGGGAGAGCCATGTCTACCACGACGCCACCAGTCCCCAAGAAAGGTTTGGAGGACGTTGTAGCCGGAGAATCGAGCATCTGTTACATCGACGGGATCAAAGGTGTGCTCGCGTATCGCGGCATCGACATCCACGAACTGGCCGACCACTCGACCTTTGAAGAGACTTGCTACCTGCTGTGGCATGGGACGCTGCCGAAACAGGGTGAGCTTGACGACTTGAAGCGCAAGCTGGCGGTGGAGCGCAAGATCGATCCCGCCATCTACGAGATGATGCGCAAGTATCCCAAGCACGCGCTGCCGATGGAAGTGCTGCGCACGGTGGTGAGCGCGCTGAGTTTTTACGATCCGGACGAGAACAACAACGACCACGACGCGAACGTGCGCAAGAGCCTGCGGCTGACCTCGCAGATCGCGATGGTGGTGGCGGCCTACGACCGCATCCGCAAGGGGAAGGACATCGTCGAGCCGGACCAGACGCTTTCACACGCGGGGAATTTCCTGTGGATGCTGAACGGGGAGAAGCCGTCGCAGACGGCGGACAAGGCGCTGGACATCGCGCTCATCCTGCATGCGGACCACGAGCTGAATGCGTCGACGTTTGCGGCCAGGGTGATCGCGGCGACGCTGAGCGACGTGCACTCGGCCATCACTGGGGCCATCGGAGCGCTGAAGGGACCGCTGCACGGCGGCG
This Acidobacteriota bacterium DNA region includes the following protein-coding sequences:
- a CDS encoding citrate synthase, whose amino-acid sequence is MSTTTPPVPKKGLEDVVAGESSICYIDGIKGVLAYRGIDIHELADHSTFEETCYLLWHGTLPKQGELDDLKRKLAVERKIDPAIYEMMRKYPKHALPMEVLRTVVSALSFYDPDENNNDHDANVRKSLRLTSQIAMVVAAYDRIRKGKDIVEPDQTLSHAGNFLWMLNGEKPSQTADKALDIALILHADHELNASTFAARVIAATLSDVHSAITGAIGALKGPLHGGANEAVMRLLFSIEKQKKDATEWVKEQLEQKKKIPGFGHRVYHTEDPRATHLRKMSEDLGKSSGNPKWFEMSRAIELYINKEKKLNANVDFYSASTYTTLGIDIDLFTPIFAVSRISGWTAHVIEQLDDNRLIRPRAEYIGPKYPAAYVAMEQRH